One window from the genome of Trabulsiella odontotermitis encodes:
- the treC gene encoding alpha,alpha-phosphotrehalase — translation MNTLPHWWQNGVIYQIYPRSFQDTTGSGTGDLRGVTARLDYLQTLGIDAIWLTPFYVSPQIDNGYDVANYTAIDPTYGTLDDFDELVAQAKSRNIRVVLDMVFNHTSTQHPWFRESLNPDSPYREFYIWRDEPNNWRSKFGGNAWQWHPESKQYFLHLFAPEQADLNWENPAVRAELKKVCEFWADRGVDGLRLDVVNLISKDQAFPDDDRGDGRRFYTDGPRAHEFLQELSRDVFTPGYLMTVGEMSSTSLEHCQQYAALDGRELSMTFNFHHLKVDYPDGEKWTLAKPDYVALKALFRHWQQGMHNVAWNALFWCNHDQPRIVSRFGDEGALRDTSAKMLAMVLHGMQGTPYIYQGEEIGMTNPHFRQITEYRDVESHNMYAELGAQGRSGDELLAILASKSRDNSRTPMQWCAQPHGGFTTGEPWIGLCDNYREINVDAALHDPDSVFYTYQRLIALRKCEPILTWGDYDDLLPEHPALWCYRRQWQGQTLMVIANLSNLFQPWSPQNTDGAWKTLISNYTETAQKPGDMTLRPFEAVWWLQ, via the coding sequence ATGAATACCCTTCCCCACTGGTGGCAAAACGGCGTTATCTACCAGATTTACCCCAGAAGCTTTCAGGACACGACCGGCAGCGGCACCGGCGATTTACGCGGCGTCACCGCCCGTCTCGACTACCTGCAGACACTCGGCATTGACGCCATCTGGCTGACGCCGTTCTACGTCTCGCCGCAGATAGATAACGGCTACGACGTGGCGAACTACACTGCCATCGATCCCACTTACGGCACGCTGGACGACTTCGACGAACTGGTGGCTCAGGCCAAATCGCGCAACATTCGTGTCGTGCTCGATATGGTGTTCAACCACACGTCAACGCAACACCCGTGGTTTCGTGAATCGCTGAACCCGGACAGCCCTTACCGGGAGTTCTACATCTGGCGTGATGAGCCCAACAACTGGCGGTCGAAATTTGGCGGCAACGCCTGGCAGTGGCACCCGGAGAGTAAACAATACTTTCTGCACCTGTTCGCACCAGAACAGGCGGATCTCAACTGGGAAAATCCGGCGGTACGCGCAGAGCTGAAAAAAGTGTGCGAGTTCTGGGCCGATCGCGGTGTGGATGGTCTGCGCCTTGACGTCGTCAACCTGATCTCCAAAGACCAGGCCTTCCCGGACGATGATCGCGGCGATGGCCGCCGTTTCTACACCGATGGCCCACGCGCACATGAATTTTTGCAGGAGCTGAGCCGTGATGTCTTCACGCCCGGCTACCTGATGACGGTGGGCGAAATGTCCTCCACATCACTCGAACACTGCCAGCAATATGCCGCCCTCGACGGGCGCGAGCTGTCGATGACCTTTAACTTTCATCATCTGAAGGTCGATTACCCCGACGGCGAAAAGTGGACGCTGGCAAAACCCGATTACGTCGCCCTGAAAGCGCTGTTCCGCCACTGGCAGCAGGGCATGCATAACGTCGCCTGGAACGCGCTGTTCTGGTGTAATCACGACCAGCCGCGCATCGTCTCACGGTTTGGCGACGAAGGCGCGCTGCGCGATACCTCGGCGAAAATGCTGGCGATGGTGCTGCATGGCATGCAGGGCACGCCGTACATCTATCAGGGGGAAGAGATCGGCATGACCAACCCGCACTTCCGTCAGATAACCGAATATCGCGATGTGGAAAGCCACAACATGTACGCTGAACTGGGCGCTCAGGGGCGTAGTGGCGATGAGCTACTGGCGATCCTCGCCAGTAAATCCCGCGACAATAGCCGTACGCCAATGCAGTGGTGCGCGCAGCCGCACGGCGGTTTCACCACCGGCGAGCCGTGGATCGGGCTTTGCGACAATTATCGCGAGATCAATGTCGACGCTGCGCTGCACGATCCGGATTCGGTGTTTTACACCTATCAGCGGCTTATCGCTCTGCGTAAGTGTGAACCGATCCTGACCTGGGGAGATTATGACGATCTGTTGCCGGAGCACCCGGCGTTGTGGTGCTATCGCCGCCAGTGGCAGGGGCAGACGCTGATGGTCATCGCCAACCTGAGCAATCTGTTCCAGCCATGGTCACCCCAGAACACAGACGGCGCCTGGAAAACC